cctcccaccccagcctcctgagtagctgggactacaggtgtgcagcaccatgcctggctagactCCTTCTTGACATCACATTTTAGGCAGCTACTACCAGTTGACTGGAGGAGCCTCTGCAATGAAATCTACAAATTGCTGGTTTCTAGGCCTGGCCGGGTGTTAATAGCTCCCCGACTTCCTGTAGTGTCTACTGTGAGAGACGGGGTCACATATTTGACCTGGAGTATCACTCATAGGCCACTGTTATGGGGAGAGGAAGCTCTATGTACATTCAGCTTTGAAGGGTAAAGTTGGTGGGATTTTGGTGGAAACCATGGGGCAGCCAAGTACCAGAGTGGGATTGTGGGACCCGAGGGGCCTCATTCCACCTACCTGGATATGAGGGCCTCTCAGAGGAGGTGATGTTGGCTGAAAAGTGGGGAGACTAGTGCCTGAAGGCAGGGAATGGAGGGCAGGGGAGTATGGGTTAAGGCTGGGTTTAGGGACATGGTAGATTAGAAAGTGCTGCTCAATTTTCTGCCCTCCCGAGCCACTGTTTATAGTTTAGCCATATTCTAGAACGACTTGTACTTTTCCgtaacaaatatttttccttacATCTTCTctgctttgaaaattaaatatatttagccTGTTCCTAAAGGGAAGTCACAGGTTTTGATTCGCTTTTGTAATGACAAGGAACAAAGGACACCCTCTGTACTTCTGACCACTCAGCTAGGACGCCTCCCTGTTGCATCCTGGCCTTTCTCTGGCCTCTGTCCTCCCATCTAGAAGATAGGGAGGGTAGGCTAtttcagtgattttcaaactgtGTTCCTTGGGTCTTGCAGGGGTTCcataaacatttcatttaaaaacttttttttttttttttttgagacaaggtctcagtctggttgcccaggctgaagtgcagtgtcgtgatttcagctcactgcaacctcagcctctcaggctcaggtgatcctcccaccttagcctcccaagtcgctgggactacaggtagtgGCACATAAcgtttaaattattattattattattattttttgagatggagtttcactcctattgcccaggctggagtgcaatggtgcgatctcggctgactgcaacctccgcctcctgggttcaagtgattctcctgcctcagcctcccaagtagctgggattataggcatccgccaccacacccagctaatttttgtatttttagtagagagagggtttcaccacatcggccaggctggtcttgaacttctgacctcaggtgatctgcccgccttggcctcccaaagtgctgggattataggcatgagccatcatgcccggccatgtttaaatttttttgtagcaatggggtctcattattttgcccaggctcgtctcaaactccaagactaagcaatctgcctgcctcggcctcccaaagtgctgggattacaggcatgagccactgtgcccggccaaatacGTTTTTGAATGCGTAAAGCTTTactacttaaaaaattaatttcaattataTAGCATTTCTTTCTAATACTCATCAAAATAAGTATGTAATGATAAAACGAGGAGACCACCTAAATGGTCCCATCTGGGACTCCGGAAAGTATTGGATGAAAAATTGGCAGGAGGGGCAGGCAGATCCCCAGGCCCTGGGGATGGCCTTACCTTATGGGTGAGGGAGTGCTGCTTGAGGTGGTGGATCTGGCTGAACTCCATGCCGCATTCAGTGCACACGAAGGGCCGCACGTTCTGGTGCTTGAGCATGTGGTTCTGCAACTGGCTGCGATAGTGGAAGGACTTGTCGCACTCGAGGCACTGGTAGAGGGTGGGGCCCTGATGAGAGGCCAGGTGGCGCTTGAGCTGGGTCAGGGTGGAGAAGTCCAGGCCGCACTCGACGCAGACGTGGCAGCGGCCACTCTCGTGCTTCACTTCGTGGGCCTTGAGCTCGCTGGGGTAGGCGAAACCGCGGCCACAGAAGTGGCAGCTGTAGGGCTTGACCTCCGAGTGCAGCAGCATGTGGCGCTTGAGGTGGCTGGTCTGCGTGAAGGCCTTGTGGCATACCTGGCACTTGTGGGGCCGGGTGCCCTGGTGCGTCAGCAGGTGCGTCTGCAGGTGGCTGGGCTGCTTGAAGAGCTTGCTGCAGTGTGGGCACGAGTGTGGCTTGATGCCGTTGTGGCCCAGGATGTGCGTCACCAGGTTGTACTTGGACGTGTAGGACTTCTCGCACATGCGGCACTGCCAGCGCTTCTGGCGGTCGCCCGCCTCCACCAGGTAGGAGTCGTCGATCTGCACGTTGATGTCCAGCCGATCCAGCTGGGCCTTCTTGTGGCGTTCCACGGTCGAACCCGCCACGTCAGCCTCGAACTCACCGGCCTCCTGCCACACGAAGCCCTGTTCCGGCTTGACAGGCTCCGGGGACTCCATGCTGGGGGCCTCGGGGTCACTCAgtggggccaggtggggtggctcgaATCCACACTCTGTGGGCAAGGCCTCTGGCCCAGGCAGCGCCATGCTGGGCTCGGGGAAGCCATCCCGGGCCGGGGCCGGGAAGTGAGGGTCATACGGGGCCACGTCCAGTTCTGGTCTCGGGGTTCGGGGCAGATGCCGGAGCGTCCGGGGCTTGCGGCTGAAGGTGCTGAGGTCAATCATCTTGACGGCGCTGCTTTGCACCAGGGCCTCGCAGCCGCCACTGGCTGCCTCGGCGGGGGCTTCTGCTGGCCCTGCTTCCTTGTCGTCACCTGGCACAGAAACCTCATAgacctcctgctcctcctcctccaccttctcaAACTTGACCTTGGGCACCAGCCGCACAGGTGGCCGCGTCTTCCGCCGGGTGTGCTTCTCGAAGgctgcctccacctccagcaCCTCCTCCTCTGCCGGCTCCTCCAAGGCCCTCCCGTTGCAGGCCAGCTGGTAGACCTCGGGGCCTGGTGGCCCGGGCTCTCCCATGGCTCCTCCAGAAAGCTCGGGCCCCAGGTCCGGGTAGAAGGCCTCAGCGCTTATGGTAGCTCCAAAGAGCTCATTTTCGGAGACCAGGCCAAGCACGGCAGCCTGAGCCAAGGACAGCACCACCACAGCGTCCGTCTGTGTCCCTGAGTCCATGAAGCCCTCCATCCCGCGACGGCTAGCTAGGAGGGCATCGCTGTGGGTGGAGAAGGGAAAGTTAATATTGCTGGCTCACTGCTGCACCGACAGACAACAGACACAGCACAGACTAGAGCTTGGCTGATTTTGGGTGTGTCTGACCCTGATGTGTTTTCTACTCCTGCCTTGGGAACAGTGCACACTTGTAATTACAGGGAGCAATGATTCCCGCTGTGTATCTGACCATCTCCTCCAGCTCCCTGGGGGATCCTGGGTAAGCTCTGCCCCTTTGCtggcctcagtcttcccatctgtACAACAGGGAGGTGGGATttcctcagtggttctcaaattgtgTTCTACAGGTCCTTCAAGAATTCCttaaaaaggccgggcatggtggctcacatctgtaatctcagcactttgggaggctgaggtgggcggatcaggtcaggagttcgagaccagcctggccaacatggtgaaatcccgtctctactaaaactacaaaattagctgggcgtggtggcgggcgcctgtaatcccagctataggaggctgaggcaggagaatcgtgtgaacctggaaggtggaggttgcaagtcagccgagattgcgccactgcactccaacctgggcaggaAAGTAAGactctttgtctcaaaagaaaaaaaaaaaatccttaaaaattgtattcaaaaatgcaaaaaataaagattctactatttaaaaactgattttaaaaggcCCACCTACTCAAATGTAGTATGCGCCACATTCTAACACATTCAGTAGCCCCACTGGCTTTGTTGCCAAAGTAATTAATTTGCACAGACCTTGGGACTGTGCGGTGAGGTGTTAACTGTCATTATTTGTAATGACTCGGCTGTATGAATGAGAATGTATGACAAAAAgacacaacataaaaaaaaaattaggtgctGAGGCCGATCTCAAACACTGGCTATCACTTGTCAGCCCCGATGCTAAACATATGCATCTATCACAACtggttgttgtttttcttcattaactAAATGTTGTACATTTAAATATCTAAATTTATActgataaaaatatcacttttatctGATTTATACATTGGAGTTTCATGTCAGATCTGATTTGAAAGAAGGGCTCCTTGACAGCTAACATGTTTGAGACCACTATCCGAATTGAATGCTCAAACAGGCTCCCAGGTTCACATTCATAGTCTCTcatctaacaggtttttttttttctttttgattagagatagggtcttgctctgttgcccaggctactgtgacacaatcatggttcactgcagcctcaacctccagcactgaaatgatcctcctgcctcagcccctcgaaatgctaggattacagacatgagccactgtacctgcccCTAACATGATCTTCTGAATAGTGCCAATGTGCCCACCTGCCCAGGTACAAACCCCCAGCACAGCAGCCTCTTCCCTTGCTAGAGGCTCCAGCCACATATGGAGGCACCTGCTCCGTGAGCCCTCTGTGGAGCCCGGTCTTTGCACCCATGGGTCTTCCCACCTGGGGCAGCCTTTTCCCAACCCCATTGACCCCTGCTCCTCCCACCAGCCTCCGAGGCATGGCTCGAGGTCCACCTCCTCCTGGGGCCTTCCTGGCTCTCCCGGCCTGCCCTCGTGCCCTCTCCAGGCTTCCAAGGACTGCAGCACGCCAGGCAGTGTGCCCATAGGGGGTGGCGGCCTCCTCCTGGGTCTATACCCCTTGCCCTGGTTCAACACCTGGCACATCAGAGGAGGGGGGATGGCATTACTGGGGTGACTGTCGCCTGCTCTGCTCTCAGGGCTCCCAACCGACCAACTACCAGCTTCTCCCAGGGCTAACGGTCAGGCACACGGTCAGCAGCCCTTCCTTAGGAAACCGGCTCCGGGCAAGGCGTCCCCCTCCCCCCAGCGCCCAGCGGAGCTTCCCTTTCCTGAGGACGGCTAAAAATACCCCAGACAGGAATTTGGCCTTCTTGAAACGGACACCAAAGATTAAACTATTAAGCTTAGAGTGAGGCTCTCGTGGAAGGGATCAGATAGAAGGAAACCTTGGCCTAGGGGTCAGGGTGCATCTGAAATAGGCTGGAGGGGCTAACCCTGCTTCcaaaccaccacaccccaccccaaTATCCAGCTGCTGGGAAATGCAGTCAGCGAggacctggagtcccagctcaGTCACTTGAAAGTGACTAAGCAAAGTCACACCAGtggctcagtttccccatctgaaaaacAGGGATGAAAACACTCACCCATGGAAAGGTTGTGAGAGCCCAGGGTCCTAACACAAGTGAAGCAGCTTGGTTCATTATAAAGCCCTAACCAACTGTAAAGAATCACTATTGGCcggagcatggtggctcacacctgtaatcccagcactttgggagactgaggcggacggatcacttgaggtcaggagttcgagaccagcctggccaatatggtgaaaccccatctctactaaaaatacaaaaattagccgggcgtggtggcaagtgcctataatcccagctgcttgggagtctgaggcaggagaatcacttgaacccaggaggcggaggttggagcgagcagagatcacgccattgcattccagcctgggcgtcacagcaagactctgtctcaaaggaaaaaaacaaaacaaaacaaaaaaaaaaaaaccattattaTCTGCCCAGATCTCTGGGAAAAGCCTTTTCTGAAAAAAGTCACAGAGCCAAGAGATGTTTCCATTCTTGGGCCCCAAATTCAGCAAAGCTTAAGTGATTCTGAGGACAACCGCTagagaatgagaactcactcattcatttgtacAATAAATAGCTGCTAAATCCCTGCTATGGGTTAGGGCTTGTGCTTGGAGACAGCAAGGTGAATGAGGTAGGGTCCTGCCCCTCGGGGCCCACCACAGCCACCCCCAGTGCCCTCCAGCCACTGTCAGGTTTGTAGAGCACGCTGAGGAATGTGGCTGCCACCTGTCACTGCGGTCTGTCTGACACAGCACCCAGCGGCAACCCTCCTGTCTGTTGTGGGGTTTGGGCAAATGATGTGTTCAGCAGTTTTTGTAAACTTCCCCAAAGGCAGGACCAGCAAGGAGGAACTGAGCATCAATGGCCAAGCCAGTGCTTCCCCCTTGGCCCTGGATGCTGAGTTCAATCTAGGCCCTGCTGTCTACTAGCCGTGTGACATCAGGTGATTCTCATCTCTATGGGGGGGAAAAGGCTCCTGACTCATGGGACAGTGAGATGAGAATGGCAGTGTCGTTagttccctttcctctcctttcccatgCAGCCTAATACCAGGCATCAGCCCCCTCCTGCCAACCTCAAGGGCGCGGGCACAAGGAAACAGTTAACACTGCTTTAGAGGCGAGGAGAGGGCAAAAACGTCAGCCAACGAACTGCCCATGGGAGCTGAACTGTGGTTCCCTACAGCAAGGGTAACCATGGAGCTGACCGTCCACACCGGGACCTCTTCTACAAGGAGCCATTCCTTATAGTCACACCAGGACACCAGAAGCAAACCCCTTCCCATATGAACAGGTAGTTTGGACTTGAGAAGGTGCGTCTGTCTCAGGAGCCTGTGCTTGGCTGTAGAAAGGGACTAACCCGGAGTCCTTGCTCTTGAGGGTTTGTGCCTAAGTGGGGGCAGGAGAGCGGCACAGAGAGCTGCCAACAACTGACGACGAACACCACGGAAGAGCTACAGCTTCTCATTACAGAGACTCACCAGGTCCCCAGTGAGTCATTTAATACTAGAAACAACCCGGGGGGCAGGGGTAGGGTAGTGCGCTCCCCACCTCATGCCCCAGGAAACCCAGGCTTGAGTAACATACTCCCGAGTGCCTCATCAATGAAGGGAGAGCTGGGTCTGCAGCCAGGCCCGTCTAGCCCCACAGCGGGTCCCATCTGTGCTCCTGCAGCTATGCACCTGCGGAGGTCACATCTGAGCCCGGCTCCTCAGTTCTCAGGAGCTGTCCTGGGTCACTACGGGCCAGCAGGGCCACATAGGCAAGACCTGGGCAAACTACAACATGAAGCCTCGGGCTCCTTCCTGGCTGGCTGGTCCAGGGCCTCAGCCGGTTGGGGGAACTGGGGTCTCTCCTTCTACTAGAAGTCTTCATTGAGCCACCGCCCACCTGGGCAGTTGGCCCCATGCTTTCTTTTACACTGGCCTGGACACTTGGTTGAGTAGCACACCTACCACCCTGTAATGCTCACTTTGTGGGGCTTATGGGGGCAGGCCCTGTGTCCATGTTGTCTTGTTCACTGGGGACGCCAGGCAGGCtctgtgtgcgtgcgtgcgtgcgtgtatGCAGAAGGGGCTCTGCTGAGGAGGGAATCTAATTTACCTGTGTTTCGCATGTGTGTTCTGCCTGCCTATCACACACGGAAATGAGGAGTGGGGAGCCCCGGTATCGCTctgttcttcctcctcctgggccAGCATTGTGGCTCGTGTCTCCTCACCTGCTCTGGTTCCATCTCCCGGGCTAAACCCTTCTGTTTATGTCCTGGCACGGGGCCATCCATGGCAGGAAGAGAGCCTGCCAGGTGTGTGTCACCTGTGTGCCAGGGctgcctccccacccaccccaagGCCCCTGTCATCTGCCTGGGGCCCTACTGTGGCCCCTCCCTTCTTAGAGCAGGGCCTCTTCCACCACTTGTGCTGAGGACTCAGAACAAAAGCTCCCCCCAGGTCCAGGAGAAAGGGGAGCTCAGACTGCCCCAGGCTGGCGAGATGAGGGGCGTCCACTGGCTGGGATGTGGCGTGGCCTCCCACCAGGATGCCCTTGGTCCCCAGGGTGGGGAGAAAGTCAATGTGAAAGGCGGGGAAATAGAGACGCAGATGAGCTGCCTGATTGTAGTTGTGCtgggagtgggggaagggaggccatatcagagagagagagagagagaaagggagagggagagaagaaatgaagagacagggaagggggagcaggggaggagcctgagtgagggggagggagagagaatgaggcTGTGGAGGCCAAGAAACAAAGGCGGGAGGAGGAGGGGCGTGCAGTGACACCGGAAGCCCAGGACTGCCCTATTTCCCAGGGCTcggcacctccacctcccaggcctgAGGGCCAGGCCagcccctggggagggaacaAACACTCATCGTCTGGGGGCCGGCAGGGGACCTTCCACCCAAGCAGGGACACAGGCTCCTCAGAGCTCTGGAATCTCTCACTGTGACTTCTATGGCTTTGCCCCATGGGTTCTGTAAAGGCTGGGCAAGTCACCTGGCTCCTCCACGTGTCTGTTTCCTGATCTGTAGAATGGGCACAAGAGCCTACTTGGAACGCGGAGGCGGGCAAACTACTGACCTACTTGCCGGTTGCCAGGGTCCCTTCCTCAAGCTGTGACAGCACCTCATCTCATCCCACACTGCTTACAACAGTGCTCCTTTCCTCTCATGGGGACCCCATCACACCCCTGCTCTAGGAGCAGGGGAGGATCGGGTGGGATCAGGGTGGCTGGTGTCCCTTAGGACACAGATCTCAGGGCAGAGAGTAGGTGAAGACACCCAAAACCTGGTCTGGCACGACAGGAGCCATTTTGAAGGAAGAACCAACAGGACCTTGTGGCCACCTGGATACTCTGGCTAATTCCCACCACTAGGGAGATCTCAAACACCAACTGAAGggtgggtgcagcggctcacacctgtaatcccagcactttgggaggccaaggcaggcggaccacttgagctcaggagtttgtgaccagcctgggtaacatgatgagctctcgtctctacaaaaaaaaaaaaaaaaaaaaaaaaagcaaaaattagctaagcatggtggcatgcctgtagccctagatattcaggaggctgaggcaggagaatcgcttgagcccgggaggcggaggttgcagtgggctgagatcgtgccactgcactccagcctaggtgactggagtgaaaccctgtctcaaaaaacaaaacaaaaaaaagtatagaaataaagaaaaaacaaacaaacataacaaCCAACAGACAGAGGTCTGGGGCTTCTGCCAGGCCAGGCTTGGGACATCACCAAGCACCCCTGATCAATGTAATTTGATGACTATTTCCTGAGGACCCAGTGAGCCCATACTCCCTGACACAGCCTCAGCAGTGCCTCGAACTTATGCTGGAAGGACAGGTTTGCCTGTTGGCTCCCTCATCTTGGCCTTGAATTACCAGGTTGCTCAGAGACTGCAGTCTCCAGCCCTGCAGCTGACCCtctgactatttatttatttatttatttatttatttatttatttatttgagacagagtctcactctgttgcctaggctggagtgcagtggcgtgatattggatcgctgcaacctctgcctcctgggttcaagcaattctcctgcctcagcctccaaagtagcagggattacaggtgcccaccaccatgcccggctaatttttttatatttttaatagagacaaggttttgccatgttggccaggctggtctcgaactcctgacctcaggtgatccacccgcctcggcctcccaaagtgctgggattacaggcgtgagctaccacgcccggcctgactttttatttttttaagagatgggtcttcctctgttgtccaggctggagtgcagtggtgccatcatagctcactgcagcctcaaacttctgggatcaggcaatcctcccgcctcagcctcccaagtaggtgggactaaaGGCATATGataccacacctgtctaattttacattgtttttgtagaggtggagtcttgctaagttgcccaggctggtcttgaacttctggggtcaagtgatcttctcacctcggcctcccaaagtgctggggatgacaggcataagccactgtgccaggcttgagccactgattTAATGcacatttactaagcacctattAGGTGCTTGCTTGTGGGTACATAGAAGGGGCAAATTAAAGTTCTCACCCTTGGGGAGTTGACTTGTATGAGATCAGTCCACATGAAGCACCAGGATctctgggaggtgggggctgcagtatgggggtggagtggggacaGGACTGAGGGCTGGGTCCCATGGAGGCAGTTCAGGACCCAACAGAGCAAGAGCAGGGAGGGGACTCCTGACCCTGGGTCTGGCATTCAAGTCCTCCAGGATGTGACTCTGGGCTTTGAGTGACTCTCGGATGTGAGTCCAGGGCCCTGGGGCTgaagaggctgaagctggagtggGTGGGACAGGTAACCAGgtgggaggagaaaaggaagttCCAGGCCTGTACACAGCTGTGAAAAACATGCATGGGATTTCACCGCCTAAGGAAACCAGCCTCTTGGTTTCCCCTGTTGTCCTCCTCGCAGGAGGCTTCAAGGGAAACTCTGCTCGCATGCGCAGAAGGGAAGAGGAAGCGAGAGCTGGGAGGCCTGTGCACACCTCGGGGCCCCTTGCCACAGTCTCACTTCTGCCCAGCCCACAGGCCTCAGGAGCCAGGGGCCCAGGGAGCTGCTGCCCGcatgggggaggggcagaggaagCTCCAGAGTCTCTTCCTCCTGGGATCCTGTctctgccttgcttcccctttctcTATGGACAGATTCACTGAGCCCCGCCTCTGGTGGCTGGGCCACCAACCCACAAACCACCGTGATgcgcactgtgcccagccctgttaacagataaggaaactgagacccagggaggggaagggaatggtccaaagtcacacagtgagACAGTGAGGGAGCAAGGACTAGAATGCTCGTCTCCAGCCCTGCAGCCCCCACAGCCTTTTGGTAGGTGGGATGCACTGCCCATGCCTTCATTTGCTGCCCAAGATGGCTCCCAGGCAGGCTCCATGGCCCCTCTGCCCCCAACTCACCGATGTTCCCTACCTCGGGGCCTCTGCACAGGCTGATTGCCCTGCCAGGACTGCCCTTCCCTTGAACTGGGTGAATTTCCCATCATCTTTGAGGATTTAGTGCAGGCAGTGCCTCCCTTGAAGTACACGAGGGCAGGATGAGGACCCTTCTCCCAGCCTGAGATCATCACTGTGATGGTAAATCTTATGCGTCATCTTAGCTAAGCTATGGTGCCCGGCTGTGTGCTTGGCTAAGCTAGATGTTGCTATGAAGGTATCTTGTAGATGTGACCCACATTTACAATTGGTTGACTTTAAGAAAAGCAGGtgaccctccataatgtgggtgggcatcaaaaaatcagttgaaggccttaagggCAAACACTGAGGTTTCCCAGAGAAAGAATTCTGCCTTGACATATGAATcttgcctgagtttccagcccCCGGGTAtgccctgcagattttggacttgccagcccccacaatcacaggagccaattccttaaaagagacctctctctgtgtgtgtgtgtgtgtatatatatatatatagatatatagatagatagatagatatagtatCTCCTACTGGTCCTATTTCTCTctagaaccctgactgatacgaTCACACTGTGGATCATCTCCCCCCACAGCCAGGCCACCCCTATAGGACAGTGACTGCAGAGGAACAGAGGGGGCCCAGCGGGGGAGTGTCTCTAGAGAAAGACACCAGGGtacagaaaagggaagagaaggaagctgACAGTCACCAAGGGACCAAGATTGAATGCCGTAAGTGAAATGGAGAGGGAAATCCTTGCCTGAGAGTTCTACCAAGGCTTTGCTCTTCTCTGTGCACCTCACTCCCAGGACAGTCCTGCCTCCTCATGGGGGTGGTCTCCAGGCAGCATAGGGAAGGGCCTCTCCAAATTAATTAGCAAGAACAGACACACTCTCAGTGACCTGACCTTGTCTGGTGAATCAAGCCGGAaggccctccccaccccaggtaCCTTCTTCCTTGCCTTCCCCTAATGGCAGAGTCTCCAGGAGCTCAGGCCCAGGAGCTCTGAGTGCTTTCTCACCTGACGCCCTCCCAGGAGAGAGAGCCCCTCCTACAGGGCCTGCTCTGACAATGGTAGCTCTCTTGATCCATCCCCCAGGCCCAGGTGCACCTACACCTGACCTGGGAGCCACGCCTCTGCTTCTATAAGCTGAGGGCTGAGGTGGGCCTGACTGCCACAGGGTGGCCCCTGAGTGAGGATCTCCCTCCTCTAAGAAGTCAGAGTGACCCTAAAACCCAAGGAAATGAGGAGTGGGGCCCCCATGGCAAGGCCTGAACTATTTTGATGTGACTTCTCAGACACAAACTCTTGTGAAGACAGAGACCCTGGGTCCACAGAGTTCCAGAACTGGTATTGTTTGATTAGAACGCCAATACCGGGGTCTCACTCTAGACCAGttaaaccagaatctctgggttCAGGGCCTGGACACAGGATTTTCTAGAGGCTT
The DNA window shown above is from Chlorocebus sabaeus isolate Y175 chromosome 29, mChlSab1.0.hap1, whole genome shotgun sequence and carries:
- the ZNF710 gene encoding zinc finger protein 710, with amino-acid sequence MEGFMDSGTQTDAVVVLSLAQAAVLGLVSENELFGATISAEAFYPDLGPELSGGAMGEPGPPGPEVYQLACNGRALEEPAEEEVLEVEAAFEKHTRRKTRPPVRLVPKVKFEKVEEEEQEVYEVSVPGDDKEAGPAEAPAEAASGGCEALVQSSAVKMIDLSTFSRKPRTLRHLPRTPRPELDVAPYDPHFPAPARDGFPEPSMALPGPEALPTECGFEPPHLAPLSDPEAPSMESPEPVKPEQGFVWQEAGEFEADVAGSTVERHKKAQLDRLDINVQIDDSYLVEAGDRQKRWQCRMCEKSYTSKYNLVTHILGHNGIKPHSCPHCSKLFKQPSHLQTHLLTHQGTRPHKCQVCHKAFTQTSHLKRHMLLHSEVKPYSCHFCGRGFAYPSELKAHEVKHESGRCHVCVECGLDFSTLTQLKRHLASHQGPTLYQCLECDKSFHYRSQLQNHMLKHQNVRPFVCTECGMEFSQIHHLKQHSLTHKGVKEFKCEVCGREFTLQANMKRHMLIHTSVRPYQCHICFKTFVQKQTLKTHMIVHSPVKPFKCKVCGKSFNRMYNLLGHMHLHAGSKPFKCPYCSSKFNLKGNLSRHMKVKHGVMDIGLDSQDPMMELTGTDPSELDGQQEMEDFEENAYSYASVDSSAEASVLTEQAMKEMAYYNVL